In Camelina sativa cultivar DH55 chromosome 16, Cs, whole genome shotgun sequence, a single window of DNA contains:
- the LOC104749162 gene encoding LIM domain-containing protein PLIM2c-like isoform X1: MAFTGTLDKCKACDKTVYVMDLMTLEGMPYHKSCFRCSHCNGTLVISNYSSMDGVLYCKTHFEQLFKESGNFSKNFQTAGKTEKSNETSRAPNRLSSFFSGTQDKCAACKKTVYPLEKMTMEGESYHKTCFRCAHSGCPLTHSSYAALDGILYCKVHFSQLFLEKGNYSHVLQAAANNRRTGEEEDKAEPKEDEANPNPNPTEEETSDAAASEEQES, encoded by the exons ATGGCGTTTACAGGGACACTAGACAAATGCAAGGCGTGTGACAAGACGGTATACGTTATGGACTTGATGACGTTGGAAGGAATGCCTTATCACAAGTCATGCTTCAGGTGCAGCCATTGCAATGGCACTCtcgtg ATAAGTAACTACTCATCCATGGATGGAGTTTTGTATTGCAAGACCCATTTTGAACAGCTCTTCAAAGAATCTGGAAATTTCAGCAAGAATTTTCAAACAG CAGGAAAGACCGAGAAATCGAATGAAACG TCGAGGGCTCCAAACAGGTTATCTTCCTTCTTTAGCGGAACACAAGACAAATGTGCAGCTTGTAAGAAAACAGTTTATCCTCTAGAGAAGATGACAATGGAAGGAGAATCTTACCACAAGACTTGCTTCAGATGTGCACATAGTGGTTGTCCATTAACACACTCTTCATATGCTGCTCTCGACGGCATCCTTTACTGTAAAGTCCACTTCAGCCAGCTTTTCCTTGAGAAAGGTAATTACAGTCACGTCCTCCAAGCCGCCGCTAACAACCGTCGCACGGGGGAGGAGGAAGACAAAGCCGAACCCAAAGAAGATGAagctaaccctaaccctaaccccacGGAAGAAGAAACTTCTGATGCAGCAGCAAGTGAAGAACAGGAGTCCTAA
- the LOC104749162 gene encoding LIM domain-containing protein PLIM2c-like isoform X2 yields the protein MAFTGTLDKCKACDKTVYVMDLMTLEGMPYHKSCFRCSHCNGTLVISNYSSMDGVLYCKTHFEQLFKESGNFSKNFQTGKTEKSNETSRAPNRLSSFFSGTQDKCAACKKTVYPLEKMTMEGESYHKTCFRCAHSGCPLTHSSYAALDGILYCKVHFSQLFLEKGNYSHVLQAAANNRRTGEEEDKAEPKEDEANPNPNPTEEETSDAAASEEQES from the exons ATGGCGTTTACAGGGACACTAGACAAATGCAAGGCGTGTGACAAGACGGTATACGTTATGGACTTGATGACGTTGGAAGGAATGCCTTATCACAAGTCATGCTTCAGGTGCAGCCATTGCAATGGCACTCtcgtg ATAAGTAACTACTCATCCATGGATGGAGTTTTGTATTGCAAGACCCATTTTGAACAGCTCTTCAAAGAATCTGGAAATTTCAGCAAGAATTTTCAAACAG GAAAGACCGAGAAATCGAATGAAACG TCGAGGGCTCCAAACAGGTTATCTTCCTTCTTTAGCGGAACACAAGACAAATGTGCAGCTTGTAAGAAAACAGTTTATCCTCTAGAGAAGATGACAATGGAAGGAGAATCTTACCACAAGACTTGCTTCAGATGTGCACATAGTGGTTGTCCATTAACACACTCTTCATATGCTGCTCTCGACGGCATCCTTTACTGTAAAGTCCACTTCAGCCAGCTTTTCCTTGAGAAAGGTAATTACAGTCACGTCCTCCAAGCCGCCGCTAACAACCGTCGCACGGGGGAGGAGGAAGACAAAGCCGAACCCAAAGAAGATGAagctaaccctaaccctaaccccacGGAAGAAGAAACTTCTGATGCAGCAGCAAGTGAAGAACAGGAGTCCTAA